One Candidatus Oleimmundimicrobium sp. DNA window includes the following coding sequences:
- a CDS encoding cytochrome c3 family protein has translation MKKWEKREKKGKNRALMIKKPFLKTGFLAIVISVIIFLAIVVLTVSLITVTTYSGVSQKIFCRTCHVIRNEFDALKKSPHKDVPCLSCHGSPGVFGFSFRMADGLQNGLSYVFKTYKEPIVSEVSNDACLRCHYDIKRRLAVNNAIQVSHKEFLDTGYKCSDCHNTVAHGDVIAQPKMPYMDKCTACHNNKKAPTTCGLCHMEKMKREVRTPGPWAITHGPTWERTHGMGNLTTCIICHETEKCERCHIEMPHPESWPYIHGDEAKKGSIGDDCCNCHLNSFCEDCHRFEMPHPFGFLPGHPGIVKKNGDEICYTCHIKGDCNACHERHMHPGLQHLMTE, from the coding sequence ATGAAAAAGTGGGAAAAAAGGGAGAAAAAAGGGAAAAACCGGGCTTTGATGATTAAAAAACCATTCTTAAAAACGGGTTTTTTAGCCATTGTTATTTCAGTCATCATTTTTTTAGCCATCGTTGTTTTGACTGTTTCACTGATAACGGTAACTACCTATAGCGGAGTATCCCAGAAAATATTTTGCCGGACCTGTCATGTAATAAGAAACGAATTCGATGCTTTAAAAAAATCACCCCACAAAGATGTGCCCTGTTTGTCCTGTCACGGCAGCCCGGGTGTATTTGGTTTTTCTTTTAGGATGGCGGATGGGTTGCAGAACGGATTGTCTTATGTTTTCAAAACCTATAAAGAGCCTATTGTTTCAGAAGTATCAAACGATGCTTGTTTAAGATGTCATTATGATATAAAGAGACGGTTAGCAGTAAACAACGCCATACAAGTAAGCCACAAAGAGTTTTTAGACACTGGATATAAGTGTTCTGATTGTCATAATACGGTGGCACATGGAGATGTCATCGCCCAGCCAAAGATGCCTTATATGGATAAATGTACTGCTTGTCATAATAATAAAAAAGCTCCAACTACTTGCGGTTTATGCCATATGGAGAAAATGAAAAGAGAGGTAAGAACTCCGGGGCCATGGGCAATAACTCACGGCCCTACATGGGAAAGAACTCACGGCATGGGAAATTTAACTACATGCATCATCTGTCATGAAACTGAAAAATGTGAAAGGTGTCATATCGAGATGCCTCATCCTGAAAGTTGGCCTTATATTCACGGAGATGAAGCCAAAAAAGGGAGCATAGGAGATGACTGTTGTAATTGCCATTTAAATAGCTTTTGTGAGGATTGCCACAGGTTTGAAATGCCTCATCCTTTTGGTTTCTTGCCTGGGCATCCGGGCATAGTTAAGAAAAATGGAGACGAGATATGTTACACCTGTCACATAAAAGGTGATTGCAACGCGTGTCATGAAAGACACATGCACCCGGGTCTTCAACATTTAATGACAGAATAG